atgttagtagGGACCCCAGCCCTCCCCTAACCTATCCGTAGAACATAAGAACGACTcatgaaaatcagttgaaaaggcttaactcatcagatggacaaaaatacaagtggacgtggccgggtaaaTGTACACCCTAACAGAAACTAGTCCATTATGGTTCATTTTGGCGTGGCTCAGTACTTATCTATCCCGTCTAAGAGTTTTTATGCTGTTGTCATTTTTGTATTcgtgtctttcattttttatgtgctttgtttatatgtcatttagcttttctttgttgacatatttgtttgttttttgtgatGAAGATCCTAACGTAATGTTGGCTGCTTTACCTGTAATTTTAGAACTATtgcctattatgtctgtttgtttaaaGATTTGAGAAAAGAggggttaattttttaaagattagagaaaaaggggtgaaaattaaatgtttacagaataacagaccaTCCCCCACCCAGACCGGCCCTCTATTATGTAAAACTGATGTCTTGCCATGAAACCTATGTCATAGTAATGATTATTCTAACAGAACATTGTATTTTCCCAGACATGTTAACTTTGATTTAATGCATTAGTTTTTAGCTCTTTTTTTACGAATCAGTTATGTTAGCATCTTTTACAGAAGTAACTATTTCTTTGTCGTTGAATCAATTTCTGTcataataaactttttaattaatatttgtcAGTATTTTTActagttattctttttttcaaagttgATATTCATAATTTGGACAATTGCTTATATTTccgattatttttttatatttttagaacttTACTTCAAGAATTCATGACAATGAGTTCTTAATATAATTTATCGTTGTGTCCGTGTTTTCAGCTACAAAATGCAATTCAAGTATAATTTGCACCAGAACCTCGCCACAAATGAGAtttcttactatacaaatccttgctcacttttttctatatattaatCTTTAAACTTATGTTGTTTTACTGTTACagtaatataatttgttttaaatctttatcCTGCACTTTTCTGGTCCTAAAATGTTGGTCCAGAACGTTTATACGAAGAAAGTCCGAAAACGTAGGTACGAGTCCATTTGATACGAGTTATTTGGGACGAGTTTGTATATTCCATAGttgattttcattggataaaGTTTTCGCggaatatttatttacaaatgtctAGTTTCACTTTGCATTTTGaaccatcaaataaaaacttGTAATGGATGTTCATCACAATGGTAATGGAAAAATTCTACACATCATTCAGGATGAAAAACACAAACTAAACTCAAAGTTTACACTGCATGaaaaatcatatgactgtggaACATATTCTTTTACAAACAAAGGAGAAGTGGAATTTTCGTGTCCTAATTCGTGTGGTATTTCCTTCACATCATGTTTAGAAATATTGACAGACACTGTTATACCTCTGTTACTGATTGAAAAATCAAGTGGTAACAcgtttgaatattattttcttgGATATTCATTCACGAACTCCAAATTTATTCCTCTTAGAAAACTGCAGCTGAGACAAAAAATCTGTGATTTCCAAACAGTAGATGGACCTACAGTAATCTGGAATGATCAAGGTTCATTAAATATTGGTATACAGTCAAAGCAAAGTTCAAGTTCTTTATTAGAACATGAGATTGACCCAGAGTTAGGAAAAACCCATTTATTGTCAGTAAAATATTGCATAGAACACTATTTGATTATTGGGACAAGCACAAAGAACTCTAACAGCTCCACACAGTTGTTTTGCTGTATTTTCTCTCCAGCACAGTCCAACATTTCCTTGCCAAGAACAACAAACATTGAAATTTGGCGGGTTCTACCATCTTTATACACAAACATTTGCAAGGTTGTTATTGAAGATTGTGTGATAAGTTGCTTAGAagataaatttaacattgaatgTACTTTGTATGCTGTGACTGATGATGGATATATCTTAAAATTCACTAATGGAAGACTTTTGTTTGCTGTACCAACACATATTCAGTGCACTTTTGATCTCAGACTTGACCTTATTGAGTGTGTTCCACTGCAGAGATGCTACTTGAGTCTTTTCACAAATGAAACTTTAAAGGTCATCTGTATTGGTGATGAAAAGGTACATTGTATTCATAGAAAGTTAAATAATTTTAGGTTAGAATAatgttaatataattatttgtcaCATGTTTGAAGTGTATCTTGATAAACTTAAGTTAATATTGGTCATGTACATGTTCACCTATTTGCTATCATGTCtactataaaaagtaaaaaacatgtcaaaaaaattctCTGTCATGTCTGTAAGTTGGTCAGAAGTTACAAATGATTTACTTGtgtataaaagtaaatacatctaatttttaattttcttttcaagttTTGAATACTTGTCATCTCCCTTTGTCTAAGAAAATACTTACCAGTATACCATGTATAAGTACATGAGCATGATGAATGCAatctttcttttaataaatattttgataatcatTGATTTAAGTCATTTAAACATagaagttgtaaaaaaaaatgacacaaaataaagGGGAAAACCGTAGTATggttatttataataattccaGATCAAATGTTCATTTTCAGATCACTCAAACATGGTCAGATGTTAAGCAGGTCCTGTGTgatgattttgttaaaaatggaGGACAACAGTTACTGATATTAAAGAAGGAGTTTGACGGGGAAAAAGGATTCCTTTTGACAGATTTTAATATTGTCCATgaagatacatgtacaacaacAGAACATgaagaaaatggaaaaaatacagAAGAGAAAAAGTCCAGCACTTCAACAGCATTATTTGCATTACAGTCAAGACTAAGGGTAAACAAGTGTTGATCTCAAAGATTAGGGTCACTAAGTTCTAGTGAttttgtttgccttaaattactGGAGAATACAGGCTTTTCcccctggagaagaatcccaattaaaaaaaaagtggctTAAAATCATTCCCAAAAGGACAACTTTTTCcccaaacagtgcagtctcagtagtaattgtgaatgaatacaaactgaaaaTGTTTGTGCAGATTTGAGAGTCTATGTATGTTTCAATACTGACAATAAGGGGTCTTAATTCAAATGAGTGTTTACCTCTTGAATGGGGGTCTGAAATTGAAGTTccagtcaaattcatggtttattatgaatttcccaatttgataaaaaaattctcCTGAAACAAGTgagacaaatttaacaaaacttggccacacaCAAACATGATTAgggatttataaaaaagaagatgtggtatgattgccaatgagacaactgtccacaagagatcaaaatgacacaaaaattaacaactaaaggtcaaaGTATTTAGTTCATAAAAATGTGGTAAATGACCTTACCTGCCAACCAGGGTAGGAAATGTAGTTTTAGTGCAAACAACCACCTTCTTTTTATAGCCTTATTGACAACATTCCTGACCTTCATTATTGCAGTATTTTCGtttaattaacatattttatgttACAGAATGAAGTGGTATCATTGAATGAGCTCCAGTCAGAGATAGACAAAAGAAGAACCCACATCACAGAGTTATGGAGGAGTACAGAATTACTGAACCAGGGAAAAACTGCTGGTTCTACAAATGTAATTATTGTTTTGGATCTgacgtttaataaaaaaaaatccttgaaCAGCAGTTCATTGGTGAGGTCAGTTTTCTTGTCCACTGTCGGTGGTTTTCTCTGAATGGCTTCCTTCACCAATAAAAAACTGGCCCAAAAGAGGTGCTTAAAAATGgtgtaataaaaaaagaagagagtgatttaatttgattaattgTTTGGTTGCATAGCATTCAACATGCTGGTGTTTAACATAGGCATTTATATTCATAGCTTGTACACATTACCCTTTGAAATGCTACTCAATTGtagttaaaaaatttcaaacaaattgtatatattttttatgccatcacttggcgtctgtcgtcgtctgtcCTCTGTCGTCATCTGTCGTcatcgtaaactatttcaagaatcttctcctctgaaactattgggccaaatacttccaaactttaactgaatgttccttagggtctctagtttataaattgtatccgaagttttgatatatcaacaaacatggtcgccattgctaaaaatagaaaataggggtcaaatgcagtttttggcttataactcaaaaaaccaaagcatttagagcaaatctgacaggggtaatattgtttatcaggtcaagatctatctgccctgaaattttcagatgaatcagacaacccgttgttgggttgctgcccctgaattggtaattttaaggaaattttgctgtttttggttattatcttgaatattattatagatagagataaacttaaaatagcaataatgttcagcaaagtaagatctacaaatgagtcaacatgactgaaatggtcagttgccccctttaggagttattgccctttatagtcaatttttaaccatttttcgtaaatcttagtaatcttttacaaaaatcttcttctctgtaactactgggccaaatacttccaaattttaactgaatgttccttagagtatctagtttataaattgtatccgaagttttgatctatcaacaaacatggtcgccattgctaaaaatagaacataggggtcaaatgcagtttttggcttataactcaaaaaccaaagcatttagagcaaatctgacatgggggtaatattgcttatcaggtgaagatctatctgccctgaaattttcagatgaatcagacattctgttgttgagttgctgcccctgaattgataattttaaggaatttttgctgtttttggttattatcttgaatattattttagatagagataaactttaaacagcaataatgttcagcaaagtaagatctacaaataagtcaatttgaccaaaattgtcagttgatcCCTTGAGGAGTTATTGCAGTTTAAAGactattttaacaatttgttcatcatgttgacttactttaaaaaatctttacctttgaaactactgtatcaatttcagccaaacttaggccgaatgagtttcagagtatctagtataaattttatattttatttccttgtatgtaaagaaacatagctcctatggctaaaatagaaaataggagaaaatgatttttttttgcttttgaagaaaataggacgatccaaagaacatttaaataaattgaaaagccaaaataatcattgatgagagatttaaccaaaagaattaaggtgagcgattcaggctcttgagagcctcttgtttaattttatgtgcactgattttaatttacaacatgtttataataaaaagttCAACTGCTCTTACataaggaagctggcttgtcatgttctggattttttgtcagattgtcggaatcctctggttttattcatttaagtgccttgaaaaaatttgccgggtgacccccatttttcttttaaaaattcttcaacatgtatagagaagccatctgtaaaagtcttataaaattctaattacttttttacagtttttgagaactttaacttgtcaatgataaagctatgaaaagtcaagagagaataatttcctgccaaaatttcaatggcttatatctcgaaaaatTGATTTTGCCAATGcctttaaaagttaaattaagTTTAAGTTATTGATAAGGTGATGGGATTTTTATTGTTAGTTTACAGATccccaaaacaatatatttcattCAGAAAAAGGAAAAGAGAATGTAACTTCATGGTTTTTTTATTCCTGTCTAATCTACCAAGTGCATAATAATggaatagagaatggaaacaagTGAATGtttcaaagggacaacaacctgaccaaagagcagaaaacagcagaaaacaataataatgtaGACTAATTAAGTGGGTTAGACACCACACTAAActctaaaacaaacaaatgaactaaaaaaaaaatacacagcaTAATATGAAAAGGGAAGAGGTTCCTGGCTTTCTGTAGAAATCTAGCAATGTAGAATAAACACTGTGAGCAAAAGGCACAGTGACAATAAAATTCAGTAGTATTTACCTCAAATTATGTgaattatttatcatgtttatatgtaaAGATAAGCTGTTGTGATTGTGTTTAAAGATCGAAAGAACAATCTTAAAACTTACAAAGATGATAAATAGGATGATAGAAACCATAAAACTTGCAAAGCTGTTATTCCACAGTTATATTTTCAACAGAATAATAGGAAATATGTATAGAAGTCAAGAAAAGTTATtactttgtacatgtatacagtgACTATCAAAAGGTCTGCTACCAACACCAAAtcctacaaaaagaaaaaaacttaaagatTGAAAttagacaatataaaaaagaagatgtggtatgattgccaatgagacaactatccacaaaagactaaaatgacacaaacattaacaattgtaggtcaccgtacagccttcaacaatgaacaaggttatttttatttcagacatCGATGTTGATCAGTTTGATTGGAACCGAGAATGGTTCTGAAATTTTCACACATCCAAAGAAGGAAGACGGCTCACCAGTCCTTAAAGTACCTGCTGTATGGAAGAGAATAGTGCAAAATATTCTTGTTGTAGGTGCTGAGGTCGTCAACTCTTCAAAAAGGTTGGtacaatattgttttgaaattatgtGAAGTGCAAAATTTTGCAATTGGTTTATTTTTACTAACTTGAGATAAGAATGGCAGAAAAgaatacatgaaaaaaataaaatcttaaggAATATGTTGAGCTCAAGTAATAGATATATTAgcattttatatgaataatgTCTGACTCAGTTTAAGTTTTTATAGCAAAATTGTGAGTTTAAGAATTGTGTTTGATAGAGAATTTACATTCTTTCTTCTggtattatataaaattgagaatggaaatggggaatgtgactaagagacaacaacccgaccatagagcatacaatagcagaaggtcatcaacaggttttcaatgcagcgagaaattcctgcacctggaggcgtccttcagctggcccctaaacaaatatatattctagttcagtgataataaacgccatgctaaactccaaattgtacataagaaacttaaagttaaaataatacaagactaacaaaggccagaggctcatgACTTTGAACAGGccaaaaatgcggcagggttaaacatgtatatgagatctcaaccctcccctatacctctagccaatgcagaaaagtaaactcataacaatatgcacattaaagtcattcaattttacatatattgtTATGTTGGAAAAGCGCAGTTTACATTCAGGGGACTTTTTTTAACTACCCAGATACACACATCACCTAATACTGCATTCAACAGCAATTTTAGATGTCATTACATTTATTATACAAGAAATGATGAAGTCCTAAAACTCAAGTAAACTACAACTGAAgtcattaaatttattatatgactACATGTCGGTTATTATATTTTAGTGATTTTGCCTATGTAACCATGACTATGGTACAACCTGATTGTAATGACAGTCAAGTACTGACCTTCACCTCAGAATGTTATGACCTTGGGAACACATCAAGAGATAATTCATGTCATGATGTAGCAAAAAGAAGGAGAGTTTCAGCTGCATCCCTTTCCAATTTTAAAGGCACAGAATGTTTCAAGGTTAAATCGGGCCAGTCAGTCACTATTCTGTGCAAAACTAGTATACCAAGTTTTAGATTAATGAGTGATGTAAAGTATGAAATGTTTATCAATGTGACTGACAGTACAAGCCACGAAGAACATAGAAATAAGAAAGTAGTGTATGCAGGGGAGATTACTCTATCACCCTTAGACATATTGCAAGGAAAACATACAGTTTCTGTAAAGAAAAACTTGAATGAGGATAATTCTGGAACAGAACCTTTTACAGGTAACTTAAcaaaacataagaaaaatgttttgatttaatgAATAGATGTTTTACTGAGGAAATACTGTTAGAATTTACTGTAACACTGAAACAATACATGATTTAAgtgtacatttaaatttgtaatttttagttGCATTTGAACAAGGCTGGAGACCAAAGTTGACATTTATGTAGGATTTACCTgctatttttgtccatctgatgagttaagtctttttcaactgatttttatagtttgttcttatgttgtactgtgataccactgtcccaggttaggcgaaggattgggatcccgctaacatgtttaaccccgccacattattatgtatgtgcctgtcccaagtcaggagcctgtaaattcagtggttgttgtttgtttaagtgttacatatttgtttttctttcatttgtttacataaataaggccgttagttttctggtttgaattgttttacatcgtcttatatggccttttatagctgacttatgcggtatgggctttgctcattgttgaaggtcgtaaggtgacctatagttgttaatgtcagtgtcattttggtcttttgtggatagttgtctcattggcaatcataccacatcttcttttttaatatggAAGTCAATTAAATCTTTTAGAAAGTAAGGTTATATGTATTAACctaatataattgtttaaattagGAAAAATTGTTTACAAATGTCTTTTCTTCTGGCAGCAAATCTTAATTGCTGCTGTTCTgtcaatgtgtttttttttggttgtttttaggtctatatcaaataaaaaaggttttaatttttatattgtaatcaAAATAATCTCTGTGCTCATCTCAATATGGGTAGGCtctatatttgtaaatatattgcaCCCTGTTAATGGTTGTTTTATAAAGGTAAAGCCTAGTTAACTTGTTTATAGAATGAGCATAGAGCCTgacatgaacaaaatatttatttattttatgttttactttgCAGAAATCCAGAGAGACATACTTGCCTTGAATTCTGTCCAAGTTAGTACACCTCTTGGTGTAAGATCAACAAGATTTCCCTTGTCTCAGCTGCAATCAAGGCTGCAGAAGAAGGCTGGTTTAGTCTCgcttgaaaaatatgaatgtatGGTATTTGATAATATTCAGCCATTGGTAGATGTACGATTATACATAGATGAATGTGGCGATGAGAAGGAACTCAAGTTAACTGTTTATACCAGGTAAGAATAAGTGGCTACAccacatttataaatatatctttttgaaattttattaaatatcaacA
This Mytilus trossulus isolate FHL-02 chromosome 14, PNRI_Mtr1.1.1.hap1, whole genome shotgun sequence DNA region includes the following protein-coding sequences:
- the LOC134696223 gene encoding uncharacterized protein LOC134696223; the protein is MDVHHNGNGKILHIIQDEKHKLNSKFTLHEKSYDCGTYSFTNKGEVEFSCPNSCGISFTSCLEILTDTVIPLLLIEKSSGNTFEYYFLGYSFTNSKFIPLRKLQLRQKICDFQTVDGPTVIWNDQGSLNIGIQSKQSSSSLLEHEIDPELGKTHLLSVKYCIEHYLIIGTSTKNSNSSTQLFCCIFSPAQSNISLPRTTNIEIWRVLPSLYTNICKVVIEDCVISCLEDKFNIECTLYAVTDDGYILKFTNGRLLFAVPTHIQCTFDLRLDLIECVPLQRCYLSLFTNETLKVICIGDEKITQTWSDVKQVLCDDFVKNGGQQLLILKKEFDGEKGFLLTDFNIVHEDTCTTTEHEENGKNTEEKKSSTSTALFALQSRLRNEVVSLNELQSEIDKRRTHITELWRSTELLNQGKTAGSTNTSMLISLIGTENGSEIFTHPKKEDGSPVLKVPAVWKRIVQNILVVGAEVVNSSKSDFAYVTMTMVQPDCNDSQVLTFTSECYDLGNTSRDNSCHDVAKRRRVSAASLSNFKGTECFKVKSGQSVTILCKTSIPSFRLMSDVKYEMFINVTDSTSHEEHRNKKVVYAGEITLSPLDILQGKHTVSVKKNLNEDNSGTEPFTEIQRDILALNSVQVSTPLGVRSTRFPLSQLQSRLQKKAGLVSLEKYECMVFDNIQPLVDVRLYIDECGDEKELKLTVYTSCGDQLYLLLHHLYSLLPDDVLFIPANQFQHDITKLLNSLQEEINETCSEISKVYQLSQQTEDVEMTEEHDSNGKLLFENVRQNFAQRKLIAQSKSKLALSGDKFKRLCEKIEKNQRKSDINLIKLATK